A single window of Trachemys scripta elegans isolate TJP31775 chromosome 18, CAS_Tse_1.0, whole genome shotgun sequence DNA harbors:
- the RFLNB gene encoding refilin-B, translating into MVGTLALPEGPEPLDRKRRGERVLDSPDSGLPPSPSHWLLAAGPERAAPPGLPEPDAAGQAPPNAVFSPNPLLSSCPARLCALSFGEGVEFDPLPPKEIRYTSSVKYDSEKHFIDDVYMPVGLGISSCSQTVVCIPDCTWRSYKAEVHFEPRNKPLRFASTTIVYPKHTKTVYTTTLDYNCRKSMRRFLSSIELESAEYPGNDYLLDGC; encoded by the exons ATGGTGGGGACGCTGGCGCTGCCCGAGGGGCCCGAGCCGCTGGACAGGAAGCGGCGCGGCGAGCGGGTGCTGGACAGCCCCGACTCCGGCCTGccgcccagccccagccactggCTGCTGGCCGCCGGCCCCGAGCGCGCTGCGCCCCCCGGGCTGCCCGAGCCGGACGCCGCGGGCCAGGCGCCGCCG AATGCTGTGTTCTCTCCCAacccactgctctccagctgccctgcGAGGTTATGCGCTTTATCCTTTGGCGAAGGAGTTGAGTTTGACCCTCTGCCACCAAAGGAAATAAG GTACACCTCCTCGGTGAAGTATGACTCAGAGAAGCACTTCATCGATGATGTCTATATGCCTGTGGGGTTAGGCATTTCCTCGTGCAGCCAAACGGTCGTCTGCATCCCTGATTGCACATGGCGCAGTTACAAAGCCGAGGTCCACTTTGAGCCTCGGAACAAGCCCCTGCGTTTCGCCAGCACCACCATTGTTTACCCAAAGCACACCAAAACTGTGTACACCACCACTCTGGATTACAACTGCAGGAAGTCCATGCGGCGGTTCTTGTCCAGCATAGAGCTGGAGTCTGCAGAATACCCTGGGAATGATTACCTCCTGGATGGCTGCTGA